In Pseudomonas nunensis, a single window of DNA contains:
- a CDS encoding NADPH-dependent F420 reductase — MRIGIIGAGFIGRTVAQLVIAAGHEAMLSNSRGPQTLSSVLSGIRGSQVGTVEEAAQFGEVVLVAIPLEHYRSLPARLLEGKTVLDANNYYPARDGHIDALDHFETTTSRLLAEQLPHSSVVKVFNAILAQDLLQDGRAKAAPDRRALPVAADDRVAKALVIQLLDEIGFDAVDAGGLDESWRFERAKPAYCIALDKTGLKAALAAAERQVEMPEGSWRH; from the coding sequence ATGCGAATCGGGATCATTGGAGCAGGCTTTATCGGACGCACAGTGGCGCAATTGGTCATCGCGGCGGGACATGAAGCGATGCTCAGCAATTCACGCGGCCCGCAAACCCTGAGCAGTGTGCTCAGCGGCATTCGTGGCAGTCAGGTCGGCACTGTCGAAGAGGCAGCACAGTTTGGCGAGGTGGTGTTGGTGGCCATTCCACTGGAGCATTACCGCAGCTTGCCGGCGCGGTTACTGGAGGGCAAAACCGTGCTGGATGCCAACAACTATTACCCGGCACGCGACGGCCATATCGACGCGCTGGATCATTTCGAAACCACTACCAGCCGCCTGCTCGCCGAGCAACTGCCCCACTCCAGTGTGGTCAAGGTGTTCAATGCCATCCTGGCCCAGGATTTGTTGCAAGACGGCCGCGCCAAAGCGGCACCGGACCGACGCGCACTGCCCGTCGCGGCGGATGATCGGGTGGCGAAAGCGTTGGTAATCCAGTTGCTGGATGAGATTGGATTCGACGCGGTGGATGCCGGTGGCCTCGATGAGAGCTGGCGGTTTGAACGGGCGAAACCTGCTTACTGCATTGCATTGGATAAAACAGGGCTGAAGGCTGCGTTGGCGGCTGCCGAGCGGCAGGTCGAAATGCCCGAGGGGTCGTGGCGCCATTGA
- a CDS encoding polyamine ABC transporter substrate-binding protein, whose amino-acid sequence MRVHPVSLAVLLTTFSAVSYADEQVNISNWSGYIADDTLPSFTKATGIKATYDIHDSNEVLESKLMTGNTGYDVVSPSNHFMSRLIKAGAIQKLDKSQLPNWKNLDPALMKKLEVNDPGNQYGYPYMWGTAGIGYNVEKIKAIFGNTDVTHSWSLFFDENNIKKLSQCGVAIIDNPTQILPITLNYLGLPHHSHEPADYAKAEQALLKIRPYVQYFHTSKYVSDLANGNICAVIGFNGDIVQAAASAKEAKNGIDIAYSIPDEGSTLWMDMVVMPKSAPHEKNGYTYMNYLLEPKVIANISSSVHYANANLAADIDVVPEVKQDPAIYPPKSVLEKLFTVEDLPPAIARLTTRLWNKLKTNT is encoded by the coding sequence ATGCGCGTCCATCCTGTTTCCCTGGCGGTCTTACTCACGACGTTTTCGGCAGTCTCCTACGCCGACGAACAGGTCAATATTTCCAACTGGAGCGGCTACATCGCCGACGACACGCTGCCCAGTTTCACCAAGGCCACCGGGATCAAGGCGACTTACGACATCCACGACAGCAACGAAGTCCTCGAATCGAAGTTGATGACGGGCAATACCGGGTATGACGTGGTCAGTCCGTCGAACCATTTCATGTCGCGGTTGATCAAGGCTGGGGCGATTCAGAAGCTTGATAAAAGCCAACTACCGAACTGGAAAAACCTCGACCCGGCGCTGATGAAAAAACTCGAGGTCAACGACCCCGGCAACCAGTACGGCTATCCCTACATGTGGGGTACGGCGGGTATTGGCTACAACGTCGAGAAAATCAAAGCGATCTTCGGCAACACCGATGTCACCCATTCCTGGAGCCTGTTTTTTGATGAGAACAACATCAAGAAACTCAGCCAGTGCGGCGTGGCGATTATCGATAATCCGACGCAGATTCTGCCGATCACCCTTAACTATCTGGGCTTGCCGCACCACAGTCACGAGCCGGCGGATTACGCCAAGGCCGAGCAGGCGCTGCTGAAGATCCGGCCGTACGTTCAGTACTTCCACACCTCCAAATACGTCAGCGATCTGGCCAACGGCAACATCTGCGCGGTGATCGGTTTCAATGGCGATATCGTGCAAGCCGCCGCCAGCGCCAAGGAAGCCAAGAACGGCATCGACATCGCCTATTCGATCCCGGACGAAGGCTCGACCCTGTGGATGGACATGGTGGTCATGCCCAAGAGCGCGCCCCACGAGAAAAATGGCTACACCTATATGAACTACCTGCTTGAGCCCAAGGTGATTGCCAACATCAGCAGCAGCGTGCACTACGCCAATGCCAACCTGGCGGCGGACATCGATGTAGTGCCGGAGGTGAAGCAAGACCCGGCGATTTACCCACCGAAAAGCGTGCTGGAAAAACTGTTCACCGTGGAAGACCTGCCGCCTGCCATCGCACGGTTGACCACCCGTCTGTGGAACAAGCTGAAGACCAACACCTGA